gtgctccggtttccccaagtccaaagaagtggtacaggtgaattgggttggctaaattgtccatagtgtttgtgtgtgaatgagtgttcatgaatgtttcccagagatgggttgcagctggaagggcatccgctgtgtaaaacatatgctggataagttggtggttcattccactgtggcgacccctgaataataaagggattaagccgaatgagagaatgaatgaatgttagactgttgcacttttttgtgtcatcaatatgctcatgtttatatagttcctagtggtgtgtgtgcataaatgagtgcaatgtttttatgtttataaccATCTCTAAGGAAAGTGGGGGTCTTTAGTCACTGGaaatgttattttgggggttgtgggctgaaaagtttggaaacccctgtTCTAGAACACGTGAAGTAGTTTACTGAATCTGATCTAGTTGGTGTACATCATGTTTTAAGGCTATTTTCAGCcacaatatttcagtatttaATTTCGCTGCGCTTTGTGTTCCTATTTGAAACTAGCTGACTTGAATATTCTAGGATGAATGTTGGGATTTTGAAGGGTAGTGGGTatttatgaaatataataaacatgtaCAATAACAGGACATAATCTTCGATATAAATGagttaatatttgttaaaaatatagcCCTTCCCAAACGTTTACatctaaatttgtttaattttcacaCCGCAGATAGTTTGGTTTGTCTTGACTTGTTTGTTTGTAAAAGTGATACATTAAAACTTAGTCTGAAGATCTTGTTTAAAAGAGTTTTGTAGCGTCTCACACTTTCAACCCTTGCTTCACAACCCTTGTCATTTTCCTACACAGTCTGTCTTTTCTGTGGttctcttcttcctcttctttggTCTTCCCTGATCTCTCCCTTCCTCCTCTTTCGTTCAGCCTGGACCGGTTGAATATGAACCCTCTTCAACACACGAGGTGCGGTCTGGCAAGTAATTAGCCATTGGCGTATTCGTCTCGTGATGATGCTAGTGTGGGATTAGCTCGATAATCTCCCAGCGCATCTCAGTCATGGGATGAATTTCTGCTCCGTCCCGCAGATAATCCCGCGCTCCCTAATCTGCAGCAGTTATGCCATGCTAATGAATTTGATTTGATCCTGGGCACACATACTGACGTTCATTGACCctagcgccccctgctggagggGTGAATGAACAGTCTTGTGTGTTAAAGTGATGCTGGGCTTTGCCCAGTTTGCTTTTGTTGATCAAGCTTCCATTATGTCTGCACTTCCATAAAGTTGCAACGCTTGCAGTATTCCTTTTTAGTTTGGCTTTTAAAAGACTGAATTTGTATTAAACAAGCCGCGCTACTCTCCGCTGCTATTTTTATCCAGCATTGTTAAGTTATTCCTGCTTTCCAATTTTGCAATGAAGTTTGGGTTTGCTGGGGGCTAGCGGGGTTTAATGAGAAAATGAAACAGAAATCAATGAAGGGGAGAAGCTCATCAAGACTGAAAAAATTCATCACAAAAATGGACTCAAATCTATTGGAGCTGTTCAGCTTCAGTTGGAGTTTGATTAGTTGTAAATTGAAGAGTCTTAGTTAAGCATTTGTGCCCGGAGTAAAGTGGCAGCTCTGTCAATAGTCTTTAAGTTTATATCAAAGACATTTTTTATGCTAAATGACCTAATGAAGTTTTGGTGCCTACTGCTAACAAAAAGCTtgaactagggctgtgcgattaagcgaaatcgaatcgcaatacAATTTCAAACGTtacgattagctaatcacaagagcctgtgatatgaaatatatatgcattatttCATTTtgcccacccagagcaaatgcttgactgccgtctgtgtgtgattgtcttactagccaattgagtgagcacactttgttctgcccaatcagaattgcacaactgaACTATttggaacgcccacaataaaaaaaaaataaaaaaaaacatacaggaaACATTGACGAGTGGgataatggcgtctgctgcttcagaagcattaatagacaaattaataacaaagaaaaacaggacatccgtaaaatgggaatattttggtttcaaagtcacagacaccagacaaaaacaggtcatttttaagagctggcGCAGAATTGTTGCACcagcttacagattattgagctgaagtttgactacaaaattaaatcgctaATCAAATTACAATATCTTTCAGAAAAAtagcaattagatattttccccaaatcacacagccctagctTAAACTAATAATGCAAAACAGGATTTTGACCTTTAGTTAGGGGTTGCACATAGTTTTAAAATTCGCAATCAAATAACCAATGGTGgaatttaaaaatgtacacaaaaataTGTATTCTAGAACTTTATATATTCATTAGGGctgcaatatacagtgctcagcatattgagtacagcccattttgaaaatgaatattttatccatcTCTCAGCAAATATAGACaaagtattttggtgcatttaaacaaaacagatttattaaacagatatatctattaaaattatattttagtcaccaaacatatttagaaattgaaagataatacaattaaattcaagcaaaatattgcaaaaaaaataacaacctacaaaatttcatctaaattgtaacttttttttttgcttctcttgatttttcctcttttttaaatttgtatttaatatttttttataacatataaatttggatgtactattttctggaccgttatcgtaagttattttgttagataagctccagatttggcttcagtactgactaatctaatgtatatgcacaaatataatattgtatagcttcctattaaaaatatgaacttaaaagatTACTCCAGCATttaagcattgatatcgcaatgtgtgaatctgcaagtcacatcgcaggatctcaGGTTTAGTTAAGATGATAACTAACCAAAAAACACAGTTATGTGTATTTATGTCTGCGATTTTTGTATGTTTTCAAGCAAATTTGAACCATTTTGGGCACTAGAAAATTATTACAATtgttaacaaacaattaacaacgattaattgtatttaactatTTCTATGATGAAGACTATAGACTATAAGGAGGAGCAAAATTGTCTTTAGACAAGAATGGTTGTTGTTAAataattttaggacaactttaatgttttcatccacttcaaatgttgtctatagtgttattttacatttgattatttaattttggtACATCAATACTGTCAGACTCTCCAGAaagccataaagcactgtttatttcatttgtgtctttgtctattgtattaatttatgcttgtaatggatttattatattttatgcagattcacCCTCCTATTAAATCATCACAATCAATGTAAAAAAATCAGTTCTTTCCATACAGAGCTATAAGTCTtgaaaattatattcatatcgcagtaTTTATTGGCACAAATAAAATAAGGCAATGTCAGTttgtccaatatcatgcagccctaacatACATATAACTTTTTTCCAGCTTTATACTTTGTTCATCAATATTTGAATATGgataagtttcttttttatgttttatttaattagatgATGATCAAAAAATATATCAAGTCAATTATGATCTATTTTTGTTTCTGGAGATTCCAGCAAGGACAGTATTTTATTATGTGTAATTGCACCTCAGGCCATAAAAGTGAAAGCAATGCTTGCCAGAAATTTGTTAAAGTGCGGGGAAAGTGTTCTTAAATAATTAACAGCTTTAATGTTTAACTCAGCCTTACAAAAATATCCATGATATCTTCACAAAATTAAATAACTCCTAATATAATGTGCGTGCCTATTGTGGATATATGGCTTTATATCCCCTTTATCAAAGCATTAATTGAACATTATGTCTCTTTCATGTCCAGGTCGAAGCGGAAAGTCCTGGGGCGCAAGGAATCAGACGAGGATCGTTCCCGGGGTCCTTTATCTCCACCGGTCACCCCGACAGGAACGAGCCCTAACTTGAACTCCCCTCTGCCCCGGCAAACAGGCTCCATCCAGCGCAGCCTCCGCAAATCGGCAACCAGCAGTGACACCTTCAAGGCCCTCCTGCTAAAGAAAGGCAGTCGCTCTGAGAGCAGTTTCCGCATGTCTGCAGCCGAGATGCTGCGCAGCACCGACCCGCGCTTTCAACGCACCCGTTCCCTCGACTCCTCCTTCGATCCGGCGTCTCCAACATCCGAGAGCCCCTGCTCTTCTCCAGGCCGGAGCAAGAGGGCGGCAGAGGACTGGGCGCGCAATGAGGGAATGTTTTCAACTTCTCCATCTTTGATAGGCCCAAAATATGGACGATCCCGAACGCCACCATCTGCTGCCAGCAGCAAATACAACGCCCGATGCCGCATCCTCAGCAGCCCCATGACTGTCATCTGCGAGAGGGATGGAGAACTAACCGACTGTGAAGACCCTATTTCTCCGTCAAACACACCCCTTCCCATCTCTCAGGACTCAAACAGCACTTTATGTGAGCAGAGCAGCAGTTAGGATCCCCAAAAGTTCCTTGGCAAAGGAAGAAGGTCTTCTGGGCTCCAGAGATGGACTGAGAAGACTAAAAGAGCGGTCTTGCCGCCTTCTAATCCAGGCATCCCTGTCTGATGGAGTAGTGCAGGCAGATCTGAGGCAGATCCAGCGCTCGGCTCAAGCAGTAAATGGTTTACTGCTCTTACTGTAGCTCTTCAGAGAAAGAAGTAACCAGTCTAATCAAACATGACCTTTTTTTCTTGAAGAGAATTCTACATTCAGTGGCAATACTAGACTCGTCTTTCCAAAGCTTAGCAGATACTTCTGTCATCTTGTTCATTTCCATCCTTTACCAGTAACAGTCAGATTTGTGTGGCTTTTTCTGTTTTGATTAAGCAGATAATGAAAGTTGTAATGAAGGAATTACTATGTGACTACTTTGTTTTTGGTTGGTGTCTGTTGGAAACATCTCAAACTTCACTGAGTCCGCTTTAGcactccagtcttcagagacTAAGTTATAGGAGCACATGACCAATTTCCATAAGAGACTCTCTTTTCATACCGTTCGGACTATCAGAAGTGTCTGGAAGGGAAAAGGACTTGTGGGTCGATGGATTGGAGTAATGATGAGTTTGTTTGtggaaacttaaaaaaaaggtttgtttttggtgtgttggtttgcactgttCATCgtcttttatttgtcatttaaaaaagaaaaaacatctgTGTATGTTGGTTATTTTAAAGAGTTCATTCTGCTATCTTACTTGAAATAAACGACCGGTGTACTTGTAATTGTTTTGCTTACCAAAGAGCCGAACAGGACACTCTAATACACTGAAATGTGAGGGTGTTTGTTAGAGTGACTTTTGTTTTGCTAACGTCTAGCGAGCTAATCACTAACCCTCCTGTTTACCTGTTCTCTTTTCTCGTgcagttttataatgttttttatgtaCATAGCTACAGAAATGTTAAGTAACAACCACTTATTTTCGAAGAGTTTGTACATTTTAGAAACCTTTCCTAGGAGTGGCTTCCTTTTTGTAGAGTATTTATTTTAGCATAGCCAGAATGTGGTTTGATACACCGTAGCTTTTCTGGGATGGGTGGGATTACACATGTGTGTCTTCAAGATCTGATTGGTTCTGTCGCGTATCTGTATCCTGCTGTGATGGAAATACCGATCAGAAAGTAGGAAAAGGAAGAATGGGAAAGAGGAAGCGAGCTGCTAACCCTCTGGAGTATGTCTCTGTAATAAAACATGGTGATATTTAAAAACGCTCCATCTGTCTTGtctgtgtgtttgattcagtgccacctgtcagccgccagcccaaagcacaatctcattagcACCGGCACCCTGACACTCGCACCCATACATCACTGCTTCTGTCGCACTGACCACCGGTGACCTGGAGCGCTGTGTATGCAAAATGATTTTTATAGGTAACAGCGAGCCGAGAGGTCAGGGATGTTTGTTTGCGAGAGAGACCGACATAAGCGTGTTGTTTCTTCACATACACGTCGTCTTTTGTGCTGAGCGTGTGAACATGATATTCAGGCAAAGCGTTACCTCAAAAATAAACCTGATGActatgcaggtgtgtgtgtttggcctTGTTGGACAGCTTTAGCTTGCACCTGAGGTTGTGTCCTTTACCAGATGAgcttctgatttaaaaaaatatatattcatttagaaataaaatgtattaatgacATTTCTGCAAATGTTGCTTAGACATATGGAACAtctaaatacataaaacattaaaaacagggtgtccacggggtcctaaaaagaagaaaaaaatgtaggccttaaaagtgcttaaattaactgaaatccctgctgaaaaaccagcttaaactagtctaagctggttgaccagtctggttttagaggcgTTTTGGCCTTTTCCAGCCCGGTCTTAGCTCGtcgggctggaaaatgaccaacctaaaccagcttgaccagcctggtttaagctggacatagctggttttggctggtcatctcccagcctgacaagctaagaccaggctggaaatggccaaaagccctttaaaaccagactggtcaaccagcttaggctagtttaagctgttttttttttcagcagggatatggtgttgttggtcttaaataaatttaaacgggtcttaattttcctttgtgtAAATCTACCCAATCTGAATGTTTAACAAAAGTTACATCTAACtcagtttaaataattaatataataattaacaatCTACCAATGTGTTTCAATTATCTTCCTcacaacatttgtttaaaagttctccatgcaTTTAGCTACTTGTTGAGTCTTGTTTTGTCACACTTGTTGTGatgttttaaacatcatttttttcaaagaaaaaaaggaatacagaaaacagtatatgtatattactagggtttgcttgtttttatGCATAATTTCAATATGTGACTAAGAGATAACTTTGAATTTTAacgggcaagtgaaaatctttccCACTGGCAATTTAAAAAAACCCTTAGTCCTGCATAAATCCTGTATAAATCCTAATTTTAATtcaaaaaggtcttaaaagtcttaaatttgacttggtgaaacatGCCGAAACCCcgaaaaaaacaactgaaatttcTGTTTCTCTGGATTCATTAGGTAGAGTTTGAGTAAAAACTTGTTTGGGTTGATAAAACTACACGTGAAGTAAAAATATTGTCTgttagagctttttttttttttttttgttgccttGATTGAATAATCGGGGTTTTCTACCAAACACTGcttacttaaaggtgctgtacatGTAAGTTTTTGACACCATAATACtgtgtgtttgcagatatttaagaaacatgccaagtgaacatgcTTGATTATCTAAAAACAAAGCTTTGGAAATGTGTTCTCCGTGCCGGTGTTGTGCCTGGAGGCGCACCCCTGCTGTAACATGCACCCGCtctgaaatgtgcatttattaactgaaattgatttaaaaaaattaatattagaGTTAGGACTAATAAGAGTGATAAGGTGAGTTTCATGAATGGAACCCTTCCATTACaggagatataaataaataaataaataaataaattgactttAAATACGCTACCGATGAGATTAAGAAAATTGTTAGGTGTGATTTTTATGTGCTGCATGTAGCCTAAATGCCTGTTTAAAACCCACCAAAAAGCCTAATTTTAGGCTACactagtcattatttttgttattgttcatCTATTTGTAAATGCGTTTTACTTCTTATCCTTCGTTtatccatcaaaataataatcattttacattttaatccgttgaattttgttttaaatgtagactgagaatgttaatgaaagtcaatgagggGTGCATTTTGCGGCAGCGGTATCTCTCTTTTGGTCCTGACAACACGCTTGATGAAGAGAagcgcagtgatgagcaatttggctgtttgcaccagacgaaacacgacagaaatttaaatacagccaacCAGAAGCACCGAATATACAcccactcacgaaatggtaaggtttttaatctatttaatacatattaatcctctttaacgttattaaatgtATGTATGCTGAATCACCcgtatgtgtttagttctaaaattctatttcaaaaggtttattttattttcaagatctgctgctgctttcagtatatggcaataaatgtcatgtgaaatggcattcaaactcacattgttaccATTTAACATCGAATAAAGCacgaggtttacctgaggtgatcattgtcatagttttctattgttcacctgtgagaaataaaagccgtttctaatatatcaattcgaagtgttggttaggacaaaaacttcttttaatatggaaaataatcctTCAATCGAGTGCCCTTGCTTGATTTAGAACTCGGTTTAGTGCATTGAACACTAAATTTGGTGGTTATCGGTATTTGCAGATAAACTCTTCAATTATCTTGTCACTTAAATGTGCAGAAAATCAGTACCAAACCACAACCAATACACAACTGTTCTTCAAGACAcgtgtacttttatttttaaccgCTAGAGGGCCAGAAGTTACAAGCCTTAAAAAAGCATGTCCTGTACGTTATTTCAGTAACAAAACGACAATGTACAGAACATTTTGTCAAATTAGTCTGCTATTGTTCCCTTACATTTTGAATTTCAACACAGTGCAATGTATGAACAGGTAAATATACAGGTAAAATTATACACTCATATTTCAAACCATTAATAGTGTCAGTAATTCAGCCATCATGAAGTATTTCAAACAAGCATTATCTAAGCACTTCTATACATTATTAGTAACAaaaagggtttttttttccactgcaaacAGCTGGATTGAAGAAATAATTCAGTTTGACGGTCAATAAGAAATTAATTCAACATGCTTTTGGCATGATTTCATGGTTAATTTTAGATTTACTGtagattgaaaaaatatattggtCACTTATGTTAGCAATACAATGTCAattgtcatataaaaacatccagGCACTTACGGCACAAGGTAAACATGAATCTACATGATATTAACTattgttaaaaggatagttctgctctcatttactcatcctacaTTTGTTCCAAAGCTGACTTTCtgtcttctgtggaacacaaaaggagatattggAAATAAAATATTGGAAAGTAGCAcctactgacatccatagtatatgTTTGTTCCTActctggatgtcaatggctgttggTTCTTCGGAATAGCTTGTTTTgggttcaactgaagaaagacaTTCATCAATggttagaaccacttgagtgcgaGTAGATGAGGAAATTCAAGTTCAGACAGACAAATTGACCTCTGCTTCATTCACATCATCATAAGGCGAGATGACCATTTAATCAATAGGAGATTTACTCCTCATCTTTGATGAGCCAGACTTCGTTCCTGCGGCCGGTGAGTTTGAAGGGACTGTCGTATCCTGCTCGGTAAAATGGCGCCTCTTTAAATTTCATGCCATCGCTCTTGAGGCTCTCAATGAGCTTGAGAAGCTCCTCACGGCAGCTCTCACTGTTAGCAAAGCCACCAAAGGTCCTACAAAACAAGGCCAAACCTACATCAAGCTATGTTCATACAATCTTCTTAATAGTTAAGTTTGACTTGCATCTAAAGGCCCTAAATCAAACTGATTGCagagtttgatttattttttagtttttattaaagtttttataaaCATAGTATACACACAACATTTACTTAGAAGGTTAACGTTACATTacatacattacatttaaaaaacaggGAAAATAGaaaagtagataaataaataaataaactccaaCATAAAATGCAATAACTACAACAATGCCCCTGACAGCTTTTCAAACATCAAGTAAATGTTTCGATTAATGCCCAGGTCTGTTGGAAAATATCTGATTACAACTGCAAATCTGCagtcattttctcaaatatatatatatatatctgtttgaGTCTTTGTGTCAAAGTGGGTCGGTGGGTCTTCATCCAGTTCACTGTAATTATCTTCCAagctgttattaataatatatgtagTGCAAATAGGTGAGACATACTGAACTGATCAGGGGGGGGGAAGCCATCAAGCAAAAACTACTGGGTACATTGGTATGTCGTATCCAAAAACTTTACTAACCTCCCTTTTAACCTCCTGCCAATACACTTGTATTTTGGgacattcccaaaatatgtgAACATAGTCCCCCACTTCACAATCTCTCCAGCTTTGTGATAATTGTACAGAACTATCGAATTTGGTGACCACTAATGGAACTCTGAAGAACCTCATCTTCATCTTCCAGTCGAACCTTCCATATTTCCAATGCGTGCATATTTGTTCCGACATCTCATCCTCTATTATAATGTTTAACTAATTCCCAATTTCGTTTGACATAATAAGAGTTGTCAGATCCTGCATTAATTTTCTATATAAGTGGGCTACGTGATTTGTAGTGGGCAGACCATGTTCAATAATATCgataaaatatttttctatatttgttgGAGATCTTTTAATTATATCCCATTGCTTATGGTTTGTGATATAGTGTCGCAGTTGTAAATATCTAAAGAAATCATTAGATTTATTGCAGAGTTTTAAATATGAAAGAATTGCTTACGCTCACCAAGGCTGGATTTATTTGGTTTGATTTAATTGATTTTCCcaaaatccttcagaaatcattctaatatgctgatttgcttattatcaatgttgaacagtttgtgattcattttattcatcactaaataaaagtattaatttttaGCAAATACTActgtttttttgttgctgttttttgtagTTTAAACAGAAATGATAATGGCATCCGATTCTGTCGGTAAAGCTAGTTCTAATAAACCTCCAGCACATGCGTTTACATGAAGTAGGGTTGTTTACTACATGGAGTCATAGTTCATTGATAAGCtatgaaaaaatacatttgaattcgATTTAATAACGTTTGCATCACTTCTCAAGGAACTACAGCTGTGATAAACACTACGTGACATTACTAATAACATATAGATTTTATTCCAAACTCACTTCAAAACTGTAGTTGAGTGTTCGTAATAAATCCTCCTTCGAGACTATTCCATAGTTGTGTTTATTAGTCAAGCTCAATCAATGAAACAATCTTCTATTTATTCATCAACTGATTATTcgagtagggtctgtctgcagactgcaagacaggggcataACATGAAGAGGCGTAACTTAGTACGTTAGAGCCCAggtgtcaaaactatgttgtcagcaagatggcgctgtacatcagttattaacgtctacacctaaacccaccatcacagttattaacgtctacacctaccacaaccctaaacccaaccatcacagttattaacgtctacaccttccccaaaccttaaCCCAACCTTCATAGTTCTTAATgtttacaccttccccaaccctaaaccaaccatcacagtttttaaAGCACAGTCGTGAGTTGCGGAGGCTTCCATACTTGACGCGATCGCCATtgaactgttatttgcaaccacaggagGTGACACCGATTAGGccaactgtcatgacaaaaccgATAAAGAAGTCAGCGAGTTGCATGGTGGagctgctaaatgaatgaatgtaacaaTACATCAATTGaattggttgtggataaatttggagagaactcatgaaaacatttagtgaaaatgttctctggttaGTATTTCCgtcatcttgccaacaacatctcattgtgacatctcgcattgttcaatgggatctcgataactacaagttacgccccttcatgttacgcccccgtcttgcagtccgcagacagatacacttggctgggtctgaaaccgcctactactcagtaggtactacatttgaatttaaacgtactactcaacCATTAGAAAAGGATGTTCTATACGGAATTAATGGAATTGGGATGCACTACATATGctattttgtcatggtcacgtgacctaccagtGTCGATTCAAccccattcatgaattctgttgcagggcatcatgggatagcgcagcatgcatgggatgcgcccTTCAgtatctcgccggaagtagtaggtcatccaggtgcttctcgcatactgattttcaaattctatgaattcagacatactactctgctcgcatactgattttagcgtactataaaGTATGGTAGTAtacgatttcggacgcagccttgtATTTTTCCCCCATGGGATTTTCTTGGTGTGTATTTAGACAGGTTTGTGGGTTTCTactagagcgccctctggccttcggAGGAAATCATACCATATTTCTTTGagaagatgtgcatgacaatctcTGCTTTGCTCAGTCGTGTGACATTTCAAATCGAATAATTTCCAGCCCtaattcagcagtctacatgtgttttgttgcctcattacaaacatacacggCAAATTTCATAATATACACATTATACAAACAAATCATACAGAGTCAGAGTTTGTTCTAATTGGCCTGTTATTTTCTCTGGGATTTTACACTCAAAGAATTTACATAagaacaaggaaacaatggtgtttgaggctcacggtATGAGACTTCAATGTACTAAACTCCAATTATTCAGTAACGCCTGGGTATCCAGATTTTCGTTATATGGTTCCTTTAATCTACAATTTAATAGCCTGAGACATTAACATACCTGACGAACGCAGTAAACTCTTTTCTGTTCTCGATGAACACATCTGGGTCAGTGGGTTTGGGAGGGTCAGCCTGATGTTCCTCAGGGATGTAAAAGGACACAGTAAAGGTGCTTTCACATGCGGGTCCCGCTCCAGGGTCAATCAAACAACTCACCGGTGTCGTCATTTCCACCTTACTCTCTGATAGATCACATACAGGACAGATGcatgaacagaaaaaaagtccATTATCAAGGTTGTTCATCTGCGTGGTTTGCAGATATAGTGTCAACTGGTCAATCATTTGCACAATTAACTCCAAGGGAACACAACCTGTCacatgctttttattattattacatatgttTCTTGAGATTACTTTATTGCAGTCATGTAGGTCAGAGAAAGCATCCATTTccatgttaaaatacattttggcATCTCACCTATATGCCCCAATTGTGCTAGTTTTTATTGGATATTATACTTTTGTTCTGGTTGTCAAGTACTCATACCTGCCGATAGACTGAATATAGAGTATAAGATcagttacaacaacaacaaaaaatcattatatcttatttttgttgtttatttaggaGATAGTAAATCTGCCGTTTtctaatacactgcaaaaaaaagcttttcttacttagatttttttgtcttctttctagtacaaatatctaaaaaatcttaaatcaagaagaattttctagacaagcaacacatattgtcttgttttaagaaataatatgtcaaaattaaagtgagttttaccttaaaacaagctaaataatcatgtcaaaaggaaaaactcacttaattttgacaatatttcttaaacaagacaaaatgttttgcttgcctgaaaaatgcttcttgatttaagattttttagatatttgca
Above is a genomic segment from Danio aesculapii chromosome 20, fDanAes4.1, whole genome shotgun sequence containing:
- the hebp2 gene encoding heme-binding protein 2, whose translation is MLKAIGQTLFSSGLQNPKYTAQESKGDSYEVRTYQATNWVSTAVTGMEQDPAMSTGFRRLFKYIQGSNEKKSKVEMTTPVSCLIDPGAGPACESTFTVSFYIPEEHQADPPKPTDPDVFIENRKEFTAFVRTFGGFANSESCREELLKLIESLKSDGMKFKEAPFYRAGYDSPFKLTGRRNEVWLIKDEE